CTGGCCTGGCATTTCACCACGGACCAGGGCGAGTTCCTCATGCTCGAGGACGAACGCGAAGCGGTCATGATCCACCCGGAGAGCAAGGAGATTCTGGCCGCCGTCGAGTTCGAGGTCGAGGACGACTGAGCCCGAACAACTGCCACCGGCCGCGGCCGGCGGCAGTGATGGCCGGCAGTTAGTACCCGGAGGTGCCGGTGATCATGTCACCTGAGGGGGCCACGAGGTACCAGACGCTGCCCACACCCTGGCCCCGGATGTCCCCGGCCGCCGCATCCTTGGCGTAGTAGTACACGGGCATCCCGTTGATGGTCAGCTGCTTCTTGCCCTCCGGGGTGGCGATGGTGCCCACGGTGCCGGTGACGCCGTCGACCGTTGGCGTGTCACCGGCGGCGAGGGCCGGAGGCCATGCGGCGATGCACCCGCCGGTGCAGGTGCTCGTCCCGGAGTCTTTGACGTCCTTCGTGTAGAAGTAGACGCTCATGCCTTTGCCGTCGACGACGATCCTGCCGGCGGTGGAATCCGCGACCTTGAGATCCGGCCCGGCCGCGGCCGGTGCAGAGGTGGAAGCCGGAGCCGAACCCGCTGCGGCACTGCCGGGCGGCGTCGTGGCGGCCGCCGGCGTCGTGGACGTGGCAGTCCCGCTGGTGCCGGCACAGCCGGAGAGCAGTGCGGCGAGGGCGAAAGCGGACAGGCCAATGCTGAGGTGCTTTTTCATGTGCTGCTCCTTGAGTCGAACCGGCCAACTGGCCAGGCCGGCGCTAACCGTTACGACGCCTCCGGAGGAAGAATGGTTCACAGGACTGCGCCCCGGAACCCGTACGTGAACCGTTCCGGCGATCCGCACGTCATAGGGGGAACAGGCGCACAAACCCACCCGGGGAGGACGGTCATGTCGCTCGACGAAGACGTGGTGGCGGCGATTTACCGCGACCACGGGCCGGCGCTCAGGCGTTTCGTCCTGAGTGCCTGCCGGGATCCGCACATGGCGGACGACGTCGTGCAGGAAACAGTGCTGCGGGTCTGGCAGCAGGCCCCCCAGATCACGGGAAGCCTGCGCAGCTACCTGTTCCGGACGGCCCGCAACATCATGATCGACAACTACCGCAAGGCCCAGCGCCGGCCCCGCGAGGCGACAGAACGGGACCTGGCAGACCCGGCCGACGGCGAGGAACGCGTGGACGAACTCCTCAACCGGGTACTGATGGAAGAGGCGCTGCTCCGGCTCAGCGCGGAGCACCGGGACGTTCTGGTGGCCCTCCATTACCGCCGCTACACCGTGCAGGAGGCATCGGTCAGTTTGAATATCCCCAGCGGAACAGTGAAGTCCCGCGCGTTCTACGCCGTGCGGGCCCTCCGGACGATCCTTGATGAGATGGGGGTGCAGCGGTGAGCGCCACGGACCTGCACCAACTGCTCGGCGCCTACCTGCTCGGCGGGCTGGAACCCGAGGAGGCCGCCGCCTTTGAGCAGCACCTGGGCAGCTGCGCGGACTGCCGGCGTGAGCTGGACGAGCTGGCCAGCCTCCCGGCGCTGCTGGACGCGCTCCCGGTGCCCGACGCCGTCGCCCTCGGCGCCGCTGCCGCCACCACCGGGCGGAAACCGGCGACGCCGGAACCGCCGCCGTCGGGCCCCACGCCTGCCGTCATGCCGCGGCAGCTTCTCGACGAACTGTCCACACGTCGCCGGAGAATACGACGCCGGTGGACCGCAGCGCTCGCCGCAGCGGCAGCGGGCTGCCTGGCTCTCGGAATCCTGGCGGCGCCGCTGGTCAATCAGCCGCCCAAGCCGGACGCCAGCTACTCCGTCCAGGCCGGCGACGGGCTGCAGTTCACGGTGGGGATGGTCAAAAAGACCTGGGGCACTGAGCTCGCCGTCGAAGGCCGGAGCCTCCCGGTGGACGGGACCCTGTCGCTGTGGGTGAAGGCCAGCGACGGCGGCGAAGACCGCGCCTGCGCATGGACGGCAACGCCGAGCGGGAGGGTCAGGATCACCGGAGCCACGCCCCTGCAGCTTGCCAACATAGCCAGCGTTGAGATGCGGAACGGGCAGCAGCAGACCATGGCCGTCATCGCCGTGCCGCGGGAATAACAGCGGCGACGCCCCCGGGACTGGAAAGCCGGCCCGGAGTTTGCAGCTGGTGCGTGCCCTGACTCACACGGCAGGGCGATCACCTCATGAAGCGGGATGACGGACCGTCGTCGTAATTTCCTGCGCCGTGTGAAGCCACGTTGCGCTCTGCGTCCGCAGGTTTCGCCTGGTATTGGGAACCGGAAGCAACGGTGGTTGATTGGGGGAAAGCCTCGAAAGGAAACTGCCATGACGGATCATTCTGACCTGAGCCCGCAACGGCTCCGTCACGTTTTGGGTCATTTCGCCACCGGGTTGACGGTGATCACCGCTGCCACAAGTGACGGCCCTGCCGGGTTTACCTGCCAGTCCTTTTCTTCCCTATCGCTGGAGCCCGCCCTGGTGACTTTCAGCCCGGCCCGGACGTCCTCGACCTGGCCGCTGCTGCGCGGGGCAGGGAAGTTCACAGTGAACATCCTGGCCCAGGAGCATCAGCATCTGGCCGCCCAGTTCGCCCGGTCGGGAACCGAAAAATTCGCCGGAGCCGACCACGCGCCGTCCCCGCTGGGCAACCCTGTGCTGCCCGAGGCCCTGGCCTGGGTGGACTGCGAACTCCATCAGGAATACGACGGCGGCGATCACACGATCGTGGTCGCCGCCGTCCGCTCCCTCAGTGCACGCACGGACGCGGAACCCCTGCTCTTCTACAGGGGCAACTACTACGGCGTTCAGCTCCGCGACGCGCTGCTTCCCGGCGCCGCCTGACCACGGCAGGCACGCCGCCTGCCGTGGTCCCACTGCGCCCGGCTAAACCCGCAGCGGAGCCAGGTCGTTCGGCTTCACTGTTGCTGCGGCCGACAGGTCGCTGAAGGCACCGCGATAGCGCGTTGCGGGGTGGGTTGGCTCCAGCTTCGGGCCACGGCCGAAAACCTTCTCACGCAGCGTGCCCGGCGCGTACTCCGTCTGGGCCAGGCCGCGGCGCTGCAACTCGGGCAGCACGCCCTGGATGAAGTCCGTGTAGGACCCGGGGATGATCTGGTTGATGATGTTCACACCATCGATCCCGGCATCCTGCCAGCGTTCCAGTTCGTCCACAATCTGATCCGGGGTGCCGGCGATCTGCTGGGCCTTGGCACGGTAGCGTGCCAGGTCACCGATCGTAGGCTTGCCGCCGGGCACGGACGCAATGGCGGCTTGAAGAACACCCTGGGCGCCCTCGGTCTCGACGTCGCCCAGCGGGGTATCGAGCGGGAGGCCGCCCAGATCGACGCCGATCCCGCCGCCGATATGCGCGATGATCGTGTGGAGATCCAGGTACTCGTCGTATTCGGCCTGCTTGCGGGCGACCTCTGCCTCGGTGCTGCCGATTACGAAGGACAGTCCGCCAAAGATCTTGACGTCGCCGGCGGCCCGGCCTGCCGCGGCTTCGAGGGCCCGGATCGAGGCAGTTTGTTTCTTGACGTAGTCAACGTTGGGCGCAAAGAGGAAGGTTGCCTCCGCGTTCTCCGCAGCGAATTTCTTGCCGCGGGCGGAACTCCCCGCCTGGAACAGGAACGGCGTGCGCTGCGGGCTGGGTGCGACCAGGTGTGGGCCGTCAATGGAGTAACGGGTCCCGCGGTGGTTGACCTTGTGGACCTTCGACGGATCCGCGTGGATGCCGCGGACCTTGTCGGCCAGCAGTGCGTCGTCGTCCCAGGAACCCTCCCAGAGCTTGTAGACGGCCTCGGTGTATTCCTCGGCCCAGTCGTACCGGTCGTCGTGCGGAGTGAGCCCGGCGTTGCCGAAGTTCCGGTGGGCGTTCTCCAACACACTGGTAACGATGTTCCAGGCGACACGGCCATTGGAAATATGGTCCAGGGTCGACAGCTGACGGGCCAGCTGGAACGGATCCGACTGGATCACCGAGCTCGTCATGGCGAGGCCAATATCCTTGGTCACCGCGGCCAGTGCGGAGCAGAGCACCAGCGGATCGTTCGAGGGGACCTGAAGCCCCCGCTCGACCAGCGAGGCCCAGCCGCCCTCGTGGTCACCGTACAGCCCCACGACGTCGGCGAAGAACATCGCATCGAATTTCGCCTCCTCCAGCTCGCGGGCCAGATCGACCCACAGCTGCAGCTCGTTGAAGCGGTGCTGCTGCGCCTCCGGATGCCGCCACTGGCCCCCCAGGATGTGGGTGGTTGTGTTCATCACGAAAGCGCTCAGGAGCAGCCGGGGACGTTCGTCAAAGGTCCCCATCAGGAATCGCTCCCCTGGCTGGACGTGGTTGCCGGGACCGCGTCGCCGATGCTGTGGAGGCCCGTGGGGATGGTTCCGTTGATGTGATAATCGCCGACGGACCGCGCCTTGAACACCACCGGGTTGTGGGTGGCTACCGTCCGGGCGTTGCGCCAGTGCCGGTCCAGCCCCTTGCCGCGGCTGGTCGACGAAGCGCCGGTGACATCGAACAGCTCATTCGCCGCGGCCAGAACCAGGCCGGGGACGCTCACATGGGCCTGCTGCACCCCCAGCTCGGCCCGGACGAAGGCCGCCTCCACCTCAAGTCCCAGCGAAGGGTCGACGGCGGCATCCAGATCGCGTGCGGCTGCCACCACGATGGACTCGGCGGCGTAGACGCCGGCGGCGATCTGGCCAACGCGTTCCTGGATCAGCGGATCGTCCCGGAACAGCGAACCTGACCCGGTGTTGAACGTGCGGGTGCGCTCGCGGACCAGCTGGCTGGCGTCGCGAAGAGCCGCGTGGCCGATTCCGACGAGTACGGTCAGCAGTGCGAGCTGGAAGAACGCCGGTTCCAGCGTGCTGGTGACCTTGCGCTGGATGATGTCCCCGGCGTCGACCTCCACGTCCGCAAAGATGGCCGTTCCGGTGCCGGTGAGCGGCTGCCCGAACCCGTCCCAGTCGTCAAGGATCGTGACTTTGGGGTCGTTGACGCGGACCAACGCGTACTGGCGGCCCTCACGGCCTTCCGTGCTCGCCATGACCACGACCCAGTCGGCGAAGATGCTGCCCGTTGTGTAGTACTTTTCGCCCTTGAGCAGCCAGCGGCCCTCCTCCTCGCGAAGCTTGGTCTGGGTGGTGCCCAGGGCGTTGCCGGAGCGTTCCGTGGCGGCGTTGCCGAAGATCTCCCCGGCGAGTACGCGGGGGAACCAGCGGTTGCGGAATTCGATGGGCTGCAGCGCAATCGTTTCCACGAACGAGAAGTGGGACCGCAGCAGGTGTGAAACGTTGGAGTCCGCGGCGGCGAGTTCGATCAGCAGCCGGCTCAGGTGCTCATAGCTGACGGGGTCCCCGCCGTGCGCGGCGGGGACCCGGATGGTGGTGAATCCGCTTTCCTTCAGCCAGGCAACGGGCTCGAACGGCAGGACGTGGTTGGACTCGCGTTCCAGGGCACCTTCTGCGATCCGCGCGAAGACATCCTGGAAGCGGGCGGCCAACGCCGCGTAGCGGGCCTCTCCGCTGAGTTCTCTTACTTCTGTCGAGACAGTCATCTTGTTCCTAACGTTGAAGGGGGACTGACGTTCTTAGTGGCCGGTTGCCGCAACGAGGTCGCGCAGGCGGTGGCCAGGGTTGGAATCGAGCAACAGACGTGTGTAGTCGCTTTGCGGGTTGGAGAAGACCTGCGCAGTCGGGCCGACTTCCCGCAGCTGGCCCCGACTCATCACGCCGACGTCTTGGGCGAAGCGTTCAACAACGTGCAGGTCGTGGGAAATGAACAAGTATGAAAGTCCCAGGTCGCGTTGCAGGTTTTCGAGCAGGACCAGAATCTGGGCCTGCGTCAGGACGTCCAGGGCGGAGAGGGCCTCGTCAAGCACGATGGTGCGGGCGCCAAGCGCGAGGGCCCGGGCGATCGCCACGCGCTGGCGCTGGCCGCCGGAGAGTTCCTTGGTCCTGCTGCCGGTGACGCGTGCGGGGAGGTTCACCTGGTCAAGGAGTTCGGCAACCCGGGCACAACGTTCAAGGCGCGACCCGACACGGAAATTCACCAGGGGTTCGGCGACGATGTCTCGAACGGTTAGCCGCGGGTCGAGCGCCGAATCCGGGTTTTGGTACACCAGCTGCAGGGAGCGCCACAGCTCCCGTTTGTCCTTTCCCTGGGTCGACGTGACATCGTTCCCGTGAACCATCACGGTGCCCGACGTCGGGTCCAGCAGCCGCATGATCATGCGGGCCGTTGTGGACTTGCCCGAACCGGATTCGCCGACCAGCGCGAAGGTGGTTCCTTGGCGCACCGCAAAATTGACGTCATCCACGGCGCGGTGTTCAGTCTCGCCCCGGCCGAAGACCTTGGTGAGGCCGCGGACTTCGATCGCAGCAACCGGTTCCTCGCGGGCCGTATCCACGTCGGCCCGGTCAGTCTTAGGGGCGGCAGGATAGGCCTCCCGGAGCAGCCTGACCGTGTAGTCGTCCTCCGGCTGCGCCAGGATGTCGGCGACCGGACGGTCTTCAAGGATCCTGCCCTGCCGCATCACCACGATCCGGTCGGCCAGATCGGTTGCGACGGCCAGGTCATGCGTCACGAAGATGACGGCCGTCCCGTGGTCCCGCGCCAGCCTGCTGAAGACCTCGAGCACCCGGCGCTGCACGGTGACGTCCAGCGCCGAGGTCGGCTCATCCGCAATCAGCAGCTTCGGTCCCAGGCTGAAGGCGATCGCGATCAGGACCCGTTGCTTGAGTCCGCCGGAGAGTTCATGGGGGTACTGCTTCAGCCGCTCCGCGGGGCGGTCGATGCCCACCAGTTCGAAGAGCCGGATGACCTCCGCCCGGATCTCGCTCTTGGAGCGCCTGCCTTCTTCCGGGTGCAGCCGGAAGACCTCGGCCACCTGGGATCCGACCGTCTTCACCGGATCCAGCGACGCGCCGGGATCCTGCGGAACCATGCCGATCTTACGTCCACGGATTTTCTCCATTGCACGTTCAGAAAGCCCGGTCAGCTCAATGCCGTCGAACACGATGGTTCCGGCAGAGACCGCGGCCGCTTCGGGGAGAAGGCCGATGAGCGATTTGGCGAGTGTGCTTTTTCCGGAACCGGATTCACCAACGACGGCAACGATTTCGCCCGGTTTGAGGACCAGCTCGAGTGAATCTGCGGCCACGACCGCCCCTGGTCCGCGGCCGTATTCGACGTGCAATCCGCGCACCTCAAGCAGGGGTCCGGGTTCGGCTTTGGGATTTACTGTGTTGATGGTCATGGGGCTCCTGACTAAAACCGGAAGATCTTGAGAAGTTGGCGTCCGAGACCGGCCAAGAGCACGACCGTTAGCACGATGACCAGGCCCGGCAGGCTGGTCATCCACCACGCGCCAGCGAGGTATTGCCGACCCTCAGAGATCAGCAAGCCCCATTCCGGGGTGGGCGGAGGGGCACCGAAGCCGAGGAAGCCAAGTCCGGAAATTGCGAGAATGGCAGCTCCAAGGTCGACTGCCAGCAGTGCGAGCACCGGGCCGCAGGAGTTCGGCAGGACATGCTTCCAGACGACGGACCAGTACGATCCCCCGTTGAGGAAGGCGGCCTCGACGTAGTCCAGGTTGCGCACGCGCAGGACTTCCGAGCGGACCACGCGGGCGAACGAGGCAATCGAGGCGATGCCCACGCCGACGCCGAGCGAGATTGGTCCGGGCGCGAACGCCGTCACGATGATCAGGGAGATCAGGAATCCCGGCACCGCCAGGAGCACGTCCACGAGGCGCATGGTGCTCGAATCCGCGGCCCGGCCGGCCGTCGCAGCAAACAGGCCCAGGGCCGTTCCCACCACGAATCCGATCAGGACAGCGAGCCCTGCGGTGAGCAGGGTCTGCGAGGTGCCATGCACGACCCTCGCGTAGACATCCCGGCCCAAGTGGTCGGTACCGAACCAGTGCCCGGCACTTGGCGGCTGGAACTTCTGCTTCGGAATGCCGCTGATGGGGTCGAAGGCGCTGAAGAGGCCCGGCAGAAATGCCCACCCCAGGACGATCAGCAACGGAAGGACGGTCAGCCACAGGCCCGCCGAGCGCAGGATGCTTCTTTCGCGCTTTCCCGGGCCAATCGCTGCGGCGCTGCCACCGGCAGGAGGCAGCGCGGCCTCATCAATAGGATCTGTTGGTAGTAGGTTGAGGCTCACAAGGTTCTCCGTTCGGTCTCAGGCAGCCAGTGCTCGTGGCGAGCCGTGGGCACTGCTCTTGAGGATGCGGGGATCCAGCAGCGGATACAGCAGGTCGACGATCAGGTTCACTGCAACGAACGCCGACGCCGTCAGCAGGACCAGGCCCTGGACCAGCGGGACATCCTGGACGGTGACGGCCTGGAGGACCACCGAGCCAAGGCCGGAGCGGGCGAAGACGGTCTCCGTGATGACGGAACCGGCAAGCAGGGTTCCGACCGTGATGCCGGCAATGGTCATTGCCGGACCCGCAGCATTCTTCAGGGCGTGGCGGTAGAAGATCCATGCGGGGGACGCGCCCTTGGCCCGCAGTACGTCGATAAACGGTTGCTCATAGACGTGAGTGATGCTCTTGAGCAGTACCTGCGCGATCGGGGCGGAAACGTGAAGGGCCAGGACAAGGACGGGAACTGCCAGCGATGCAAAGGAACCGTCCGGGAACAGGGACATCACACCGAGCTGGATGGACAGCAGCTGCAGCAGCACCAGCCCGAGCCAGAACACCGGAACCGCTGCGAACAACGGCGGGAGATTGGTGATGAAGCGCTGCAGCGCCGTCGAGCGGCTCAACCAGGCCGCGGCCACGAGGGCCACAGCCAGGACGACGGCCAACACGAAGGCACTGGAGGCCAGCGCC
This DNA window, taken from Pseudarthrobacter sp. ATCC 49987, encodes the following:
- a CDS encoding COG4315 family predicted lipoprotein gives rise to the protein MKKHLSIGLSAFALAALLSGCAGTSGTATSTTPAAATTPPGSAAAGSAPASTSAPAAAGPDLKVADSTAGRIVVDGKGMSVYFYTKDVKDSGTSTCTGGCIAAWPPALAAGDTPTVDGVTGTVGTIATPEGKKQLTINGMPVYYYAKDAAAGDIRGQGVGSVWYLVAPSGDMITGTSGY
- a CDS encoding sigma-70 family RNA polymerase sigma factor, with translation MSLDEDVVAAIYRDHGPALRRFVLSACRDPHMADDVVQETVLRVWQQAPQITGSLRSYLFRTARNIMIDNYRKAQRRPREATERDLADPADGEERVDELLNRVLMEEALLRLSAEHRDVLVALHYRRYTVQEASVSLNIPSGTVKSRAFYAVRALRTILDEMGVQR
- a CDS encoding anti-sigma factor family protein, producing MSATDLHQLLGAYLLGGLEPEEAAAFEQHLGSCADCRRELDELASLPALLDALPVPDAVALGAAAATTGRKPATPEPPPSGPTPAVMPRQLLDELSTRRRRIRRRWTAALAAAAAGCLALGILAAPLVNQPPKPDASYSVQAGDGLQFTVGMVKKTWGTELAVEGRSLPVDGTLSLWVKASDGGEDRACAWTATPSGRVRITGATPLQLANIASVEMRNGQQQTMAVIAVPRE
- a CDS encoding flavin reductase family protein, whose amino-acid sequence is MTDHSDLSPQRLRHVLGHFATGLTVITAATSDGPAGFTCQSFSSLSLEPALVTFSPARTSSTWPLLRGAGKFTVNILAQEHQHLAAQFARSGTEKFAGADHAPSPLGNPVLPEALAWVDCELHQEYDGGDHTIVVAAVRSLSARTDAEPLLFYRGNYYGVQLRDALLPGAA
- a CDS encoding NtaA/DmoA family FMN-dependent monooxygenase (This protein belongs to a clade of FMN-dependent monooxygenases, within a broader family of flavin-dependent oxidoreductases, the luciferase-like monooxygenase (LMM) family, some of whose members use coenzyme F420 rather than FMN.); translation: MGTFDERPRLLLSAFVMNTTTHILGGQWRHPEAQQHRFNELQLWVDLARELEEAKFDAMFFADVVGLYGDHEGGWASLVERGLQVPSNDPLVLCSALAAVTKDIGLAMTSSVIQSDPFQLARQLSTLDHISNGRVAWNIVTSVLENAHRNFGNAGLTPHDDRYDWAEEYTEAVYKLWEGSWDDDALLADKVRGIHADPSKVHKVNHRGTRYSIDGPHLVAPSPQRTPFLFQAGSSARGKKFAAENAEATFLFAPNVDYVKKQTASIRALEAAAGRAAGDVKIFGGLSFVIGSTEAEVARKQAEYDEYLDLHTIIAHIGGGIGVDLGGLPLDTPLGDVETEGAQGVLQAAIASVPGGKPTIGDLARYRAKAQQIAGTPDQIVDELERWQDAGIDGVNIINQIIPGSYTDFIQGVLPELQRRGLAQTEYAPGTLREKVFGRGPKLEPTHPATRYRGAFSDLSAAATVKPNDLAPLRV
- a CDS encoding acyl-CoA dehydrogenase family protein; protein product: MTVSTEVRELSGEARYAALAARFQDVFARIAEGALERESNHVLPFEPVAWLKESGFTTIRVPAAHGGDPVSYEHLSRLLIELAAADSNVSHLLRSHFSFVETIALQPIEFRNRWFPRVLAGEIFGNAATERSGNALGTTQTKLREEEGRWLLKGEKYYTTGSIFADWVVVMASTEGREGRQYALVRVNDPKVTILDDWDGFGQPLTGTGTAIFADVEVDAGDIIQRKVTSTLEPAFFQLALLTVLVGIGHAALRDASQLVRERTRTFNTGSGSLFRDDPLIQERVGQIAAGVYAAESIVVAAARDLDAAVDPSLGLEVEAAFVRAELGVQQAHVSVPGLVLAAANELFDVTGASSTSRGKGLDRHWRNARTVATHNPVVFKARSVGDYHINGTIPTGLHSIGDAVPATTSSQGSDS
- a CDS encoding dipeptide ABC transporter ATP-binding protein encodes the protein MTINTVNPKAEPGPLLEVRGLHVEYGRGPGAVVAADSLELVLKPGEIVAVVGESGSGKSTLAKSLIGLLPEAAAVSAGTIVFDGIELTGLSERAMEKIRGRKIGMVPQDPGASLDPVKTVGSQVAEVFRLHPEEGRRSKSEIRAEVIRLFELVGIDRPAERLKQYPHELSGGLKQRVLIAIAFSLGPKLLIADEPTSALDVTVQRRVLEVFSRLARDHGTAVIFVTHDLAVATDLADRIVVMRQGRILEDRPVADILAQPEDDYTVRLLREAYPAAPKTDRADVDTAREEPVAAIEVRGLTKVFGRGETEHRAVDDVNFAVRQGTTFALVGESGSGKSTTARMIMRLLDPTSGTVMVHGNDVTSTQGKDKRELWRSLQLVYQNPDSALDPRLTVRDIVAEPLVNFRVGSRLERCARVAELLDQVNLPARVTGSRTKELSGGQRQRVAIARALALGARTIVLDEALSALDVLTQAQILVLLENLQRDLGLSYLFISHDLHVVERFAQDVGVMSRGQLREVGPTAQVFSNPQSDYTRLLLDSNPGHRLRDLVAATGH
- a CDS encoding ABC transporter permease produces the protein MSLNLLPTDPIDEAALPPAGGSAAAIGPGKRERSILRSAGLWLTVLPLLIVLGWAFLPGLFSAFDPISGIPKQKFQPPSAGHWFGTDHLGRDVYARVVHGTSQTLLTAGLAVLIGFVVGTALGLFAATAGRAADSSTMRLVDVLLAVPGFLISLIIVTAFAPGPISLGVGVGIASIASFARVVRSEVLRVRNLDYVEAAFLNGGSYWSVVWKHVLPNSCGPVLALLAVDLGAAILAISGLGFLGFGAPPPTPEWGLLISEGRQYLAGAWWMTSLPGLVIVLTVVLLAGLGRQLLKIFRF
- a CDS encoding ABC transporter permease, yielding MGLYFARRLGQALLVIWLAYTLVFLAIQLLPSDPVTIFLSADAAADQATIDAMKAQYGYDQPLLVQYFNQLGQLLGGDVGYSLASGQSVATRIGAVAGSTLALASSAFVLAVVLAVALVAAAWLSRSTALQRFITNLPPLFAAVPVFWLGLVLLQLLSIQLGVMSLFPDGSFASLAVPVLVLALHVSAPIAQVLLKSITHVYEQPFIDVLRAKGASPAWIFYRHALKNAAGPAMTIAGITVGTLLAGSVITETVFARSGLGSVVLQAVTVQDVPLVQGLVLLTASAFVAVNLIVDLLYPLLDPRILKSSAHGSPRALAA